Proteins encoded in a region of the Spartinivicinus poritis genome:
- a CDS encoding HAD family hydrolase — MKKYQHYLFDWGNTLMVDFPSATGPMYQWPTVEAVSGAAPLLSELSSVASCHIATNAKDSTAMEIKQAVARVHLGQYIDHIFCFQSIGVEKPSQAFFNHIFTTLEVDKHEILMIGDTLETDVLGALDFGFDAVWFNPKNQPTPAGIHSIDHLLQLIS, encoded by the coding sequence ATGAAAAAATATCAACACTATCTTTTTGACTGGGGAAATACTCTAATGGTTGACTTCCCCTCAGCAACAGGCCCTATGTATCAGTGGCCAACGGTCGAGGCTGTTTCGGGGGCAGCTCCGTTATTAAGCGAGTTAAGCAGTGTGGCCAGCTGCCACATTGCCACCAACGCAAAGGATTCGACAGCGATGGAAATAAAACAAGCCGTAGCCAGAGTACACTTAGGTCAATACATTGATCATATTTTTTGCTTCCAGAGTATTGGCGTTGAGAAACCATCACAAGCATTCTTTAATCATATTTTCACCACCTTAGAAGTGGATAAGCACGAAATCCTTATGATTGGAGACACACTTGAGACAGATGTATTAGGTGCACTTGATTTTGGTTTTGATGCCGTTTGGTTCAACCCTAAGAATCAACCAACCCCAGCAGGTATTCATTCTATTGATCATTTACTTCAGCTGATTAGTTAA
- a CDS encoding transcription termination/antitermination NusG family protein, protein MWYLLRTKPKEEKRAVQHLNNQGFDNYCPWLKKKNGTEEPLFPGYLFLQKRAADEVGALYSKVRSTRGVLGFVRFGATFAEVDDELIEKIKKQQALLDGQPIFKPDQLVEFKDGPFKYFKAVYLCDKGLDRCVVLLNFLNQSHRLEVDQSELIGAS, encoded by the coding sequence ATGTGGTATTTGCTAAGAACAAAACCAAAGGAAGAAAAAAGGGCTGTACAACACTTAAATAACCAAGGCTTTGACAACTATTGCCCTTGGTTGAAAAAGAAAAATGGTACAGAAGAGCCCTTGTTCCCTGGCTATCTCTTTTTGCAAAAGCGGGCTGCAGATGAAGTCGGTGCTTTGTATTCTAAAGTTCGTTCAACAAGAGGGGTGCTTGGCTTTGTAAGGTTTGGTGCCACTTTTGCAGAAGTTGATGATGAGCTGATTGAAAAAATCAAAAAACAACAGGCACTTCTTGATGGGCAGCCAATCTTTAAACCCGATCAGTTAGTTGAGTTTAAGGATGGACCATTCAAATACTTCAAAGCGGTATATTTGTGTGATAAGGGCTTGGACCGCTGCGTTGTGCTTTTAAATTTTCTTAATCAGAGCCACCGGTTGGAAGTGGATCAAAGTGAACTAATTGGTGCGAGCTAG
- a CDS encoding DUF6316 family protein — MNNPRSGELSYPGKRSDRFIFKENYWYFKTREDLNIGPFRSLDDAKKKVKDYLDFVSLASSSALQSYFSYMYDLRNHY; from the coding sequence ATGAATAATCCTCGCTCAGGCGAATTATCCTATCCAGGAAAGCGCTCAGATCGTTTTATTTTTAAAGAAAATTACTGGTATTTTAAAACAAGAGAAGACTTAAATATTGGCCCTTTTCGCAGCCTAGATGATGCCAAAAAAAAAGTGAAAGACTACCTGGACTTTGTTTCCCTAGCTAGCTCTTCAGCCTTACAATCATATTTTTCATATATGTATGATTTAAGAAATCATTACTAA
- a CDS encoding PilZ domain-containing protein has product MTEQEQHEQRRSPRRAVRWKAAIKDGDNVIPAKTVNVSEHGVLLETEVNFKMRQIIPVMIQANNNSKSLTVYARAQVRHVVIRTVNFHIGLQFTEIQPEAQKFIALFAEGG; this is encoded by the coding sequence ATGACAGAACAAGAGCAGCATGAGCAAAGGCGATCCCCGCGTAGGGCGGTTCGCTGGAAAGCCGCGATAAAAGATGGGGATAACGTTATTCCTGCCAAAACCGTCAATGTGTCTGAACATGGGGTTTTGTTAGAGACGGAAGTGAACTTTAAAATGAGGCAGATTATTCCTGTTATGATTCAAGCTAATAACAACAGTAAGAGCTTAACAGTTTATGCGCGTGCTCAAGTAAGACATGTGGTGATTAGAACAGTGAACTTTCATATTGGGCTTCAGTTTACTGAAATACAACCAGAAGCCCAAAAATTCATAGCACTGTTTGCAGAAGGGGGGTAG
- a CDS encoding monovalent cation:proton antiporter family protein, which produces MDFSFYNQLLLIFACSVMAIAVLNKLRMPPILGYLAVGIILGPAVSDSIADYQTIALLAEIGVVFLLFSIGLEFSFAQLTAMRRMVLGLGGAQVLSVTAVIFLIGWLLQLPIAIALLAAAGMALSSTAIVSKELTEHNELRTEHGQTTIAILIFQDIAAVLFLTLIPALGNDSYQALGHAVLLALGKSIGLFIAMLLIGKFLLPKLFHEVATVRSQELFLLTVLVIALFAGWITHFLSLSMALGGFLAGMMLGESHYRHQIEHDIRPFRDVLLGLFFVSVGAMLNLHLFAQNWLIILLATASLLLVKSLLITLLAQLFGQQRETALTTGLYLSQSGEFCLALIALAGKQQLVDQETQSILLAVSILSMVTTPFLIRYSSLIIKWLYPQSPITPADTHEEEIAQLAHTLNQHTIICGYGRVGQSIGRFLKQQQLPYTALDDDPIRIKEASKAESHIYFGDCRRTELLKAIGVGKARLAIVCIDDPKQAITITKNIRSLRHDIPVIVRTRDDTYLDALKSAGATEVIPEVMESSLMIISHVLVMLDQPAIQVRKKIDQVRKDRYQLLHGYYQGEKSTLIDPKGKPRQILHAITLTEDAACIGLSVNELLQEVSHSVEIQDIKRNDQSIAGQHESPVQQGDCIIVSGLAEEIEQVETLLLSG; this is translated from the coding sequence ATGGATTTCTCTTTTTACAATCAACTGCTGTTAATTTTTGCCTGCTCTGTCATGGCAATTGCTGTACTGAATAAACTGCGGATGCCGCCTATTTTAGGTTACCTGGCAGTAGGTATTATTCTTGGCCCTGCAGTCAGCGATAGCATTGCTGATTACCAAACTATTGCCTTATTAGCTGAAATAGGTGTTGTATTTTTACTGTTTTCGATTGGCTTGGAGTTTTCTTTTGCGCAGCTGACTGCTATGCGTCGAATGGTATTAGGTTTGGGGGGCGCTCAAGTACTCTCAGTCACTGCTGTTATATTTCTGATTGGGTGGTTATTGCAACTACCGATAGCCATTGCGCTTCTTGCCGCTGCTGGTATGGCACTTTCTTCAACGGCCATAGTTTCAAAAGAACTGACTGAGCATAACGAGTTAAGAACAGAGCATGGCCAAACCACTATCGCTATTTTAATTTTTCAGGATATTGCTGCTGTATTATTTTTAACCTTAATTCCCGCCTTAGGTAATGACAGTTATCAAGCACTTGGCCATGCGGTGTTGCTTGCTTTAGGGAAAAGCATAGGGCTTTTTATTGCCATGTTGCTTATTGGTAAATTCTTATTACCCAAGTTATTTCATGAGGTTGCTACTGTTCGTTCCCAAGAGCTCTTCCTACTCACTGTGTTAGTCATTGCTCTATTTGCAGGATGGATTACCCACTTTTTATCCTTATCAATGGCATTAGGAGGCTTTTTAGCTGGCATGATGCTAGGTGAAAGTCACTACAGACACCAGATTGAACATGATATCAGACCCTTCCGGGATGTGTTGCTAGGGCTGTTTTTTGTCTCAGTGGGTGCCATGCTTAACTTGCACTTATTTGCTCAAAACTGGCTTATTATTCTCCTCGCTACCGCTAGCCTACTATTAGTCAAAAGCTTATTAATTACCTTGCTTGCTCAATTATTTGGCCAACAACGAGAAACTGCATTAACCACCGGCCTTTACCTCTCACAAAGTGGTGAGTTTTGTCTAGCGTTGATCGCTTTAGCGGGTAAGCAACAACTGGTTGACCAGGAAACACAATCTATTCTGTTAGCCGTGAGTATTTTGTCCATGGTCACTACCCCTTTTCTAATTCGCTATAGCAGTTTAATTATTAAATGGCTATATCCCCAGTCTCCTATTACACCAGCCGATACTCATGAAGAAGAAATTGCTCAGCTCGCCCATACACTGAATCAACATACGATTATTTGCGGTTATGGTCGGGTGGGGCAATCTATTGGTCGATTTTTAAAACAACAACAGCTGCCTTATACTGCTTTGGATGATGATCCCATCAGAATCAAAGAAGCCAGCAAAGCCGAGTCTCATATTTACTTTGGTGACTGTCGACGCACCGAGTTACTTAAAGCCATAGGCGTCGGTAAAGCCCGTTTAGCCATCGTTTGTATTGATGATCCTAAACAAGCCATTACCATCACTAAAAATATCCGCAGTTTACGCCATGATATCCCAGTTATTGTCAGAACTCGTGATGATACCTATTTGGATGCTCTGAAATCAGCAGGGGCAACCGAAGTCATTCCTGAAGTGATGGAGTCTAGCTTAATGATTATCAGCCATGTACTCGTTATGCTTGATCAACCCGCTATCCAGGTTAGAAAAAAAATAGACCAAGTAAGAAAAGATCGTTACCAACTATTACATGGCTACTATCAAGGTGAAAAAAGCACGCTTATAGACCCTAAAGGCAAACCCAGGCAAATACTTCATGCAATCACCCTGACTGAAGATGCTGCTTGTATTGGGCTGTCCGTGAATGAATTGCTACAAGAAGTCAGCCATAGTGTGGAAATACAAGATATCAAAAGAAACGATCAGTCCATTGCTGGCCAGCATGAGAGTCCGGTACAACAAGGTGACTGTATTATAGTGTCTGGGTTAGCTGAAGAGATAGAACAAGTGGAGACTTTATTGCTTTCAGGCTGA